One part of the Lapillicoccus jejuensis genome encodes these proteins:
- a CDS encoding winged helix-turn-helix domain-containing protein: protein MSAPARPLEPAGDGSDGAPDLAHPTSGLDDTVHQKARLGVLAVLAEGGHADFPYLKEVLGLTDGNLGRHLEVLAGSGLVHVEKGFAGRRPRTRVTITRAGRAALEAELRAMRELLRRLGG from the coding sequence GTGAGCGCACCCGCCCGGCCGCTCGAGCCCGCCGGGGACGGCTCCGACGGGGCCCCGGACCTCGCCCACCCGACGTCCGGTCTCGACGACACGGTCCACCAGAAGGCGCGGCTCGGCGTCCTCGCCGTGCTCGCCGAGGGCGGCCACGCGGACTTCCCCTACCTCAAGGAGGTGCTCGGGCTCACCGACGGCAACCTCGGCCGGCACCTCGAGGTGCTCGCCGGCTCGGGCCTGGTCCACGTGGAGAAGGGCTTCGCCGGACGCCGCCCGCGCACGCGGGTGACCATCACCCGCGCCGGGCGGGCCGCCCTCGAGGCGGAGCTGCGGGCGATGCGGGAGCTGCTGCGCCGACTCGGCGGCTGA
- a CDS encoding putative bifunctional diguanylate cyclase/phosphodiesterase, whose product MTWCATVPVGWALILLAVHHVVTVGAVEQPAAFVMTAGLLVLLELLPLVAGRGHDPQGVVMSTAFLMALLFLWGVWPAMLGVGIASLAADLRARKQWWKVLFNPAQYAVSVGAAYLVILAVHGSVGLDHALPRLSPDALLWIPLAWVVYYLVNMVVVSCVLTYTGPLRALLLDDVVHTTLMTFAVMAVSPIVVVVALHSWFVMPLLLIPLLLLYYTASMSLEREHAAGHDDLTGLPNRKTLRFELDEALETYEREGTPFGLMLIDMNDFKRVNDTLGHQVGDRLLIEFAARLRERVRPGDFVARLGGDEFAIIVHDTDEAAGRAIAQRVCTSISHSIDVGALALETEASVGIAMCPDHGTDGGTLLRRADVAMYTAKAARTGVEVYSPARDTNSADALGLLSELRQALADDELELHYQPKVDTADGTPIGVEALVRWRHPVRGFVPPDEFIPLAEGSGIMPRLTERVVDLALAQIARWRDEGMSVPVAVNISPTDLTGSELPCVVARGLRAHDLPPGMLQLEITERIVTHAVDDAKRNLAELRGLGVSISLDDFGTGYSSLLRLSSMPVDEIKIDRGFISAMSEGERAVGIVRALVDLAHTLGMPSIAEGVETAEELAMLETLGCDGVQGWHIARPMPAEQVTAWLHERVPAGPALPELRAV is encoded by the coding sequence ATGACGTGGTGCGCGACCGTGCCGGTCGGCTGGGCCCTCATCCTGCTCGCGGTCCACCACGTCGTGACGGTGGGCGCCGTCGAGCAGCCCGCCGCCTTCGTCATGACGGCCGGCCTGCTCGTGCTGCTCGAGCTGTTGCCGCTCGTCGCCGGTCGCGGGCACGACCCGCAGGGCGTCGTCATGTCGACGGCCTTCCTCATGGCCCTGCTCTTCCTCTGGGGCGTCTGGCCCGCCATGCTCGGCGTGGGCATCGCCTCGCTCGCGGCCGACCTGCGGGCGCGCAAGCAGTGGTGGAAGGTGCTCTTCAACCCCGCCCAGTACGCCGTCTCGGTGGGCGCCGCGTACCTGGTGATCCTCGCCGTGCACGGCTCGGTCGGTCTCGACCACGCGCTGCCACGACTCTCCCCCGACGCCCTGTTGTGGATCCCCTTGGCCTGGGTCGTCTACTACCTGGTCAACATGGTCGTCGTCTCCTGCGTGCTGACCTACACCGGGCCGCTGCGCGCCCTGCTGCTCGACGACGTCGTGCACACGACCCTCATGACGTTCGCGGTCATGGCGGTCTCACCGATCGTCGTCGTCGTCGCGCTGCACTCGTGGTTCGTCATGCCGCTGCTGCTCATCCCGCTGCTGCTGCTCTACTACACGGCCTCGATGTCGCTGGAGCGCGAGCACGCGGCCGGGCACGACGACCTCACCGGGCTGCCCAACCGCAAGACGCTGCGCTTCGAGCTCGACGAGGCCCTCGAGACGTACGAGCGGGAGGGCACCCCGTTCGGGCTGATGCTCATCGACATGAACGACTTCAAGCGGGTCAACGACACGCTCGGTCACCAGGTCGGGGACCGCCTGCTCATCGAGTTCGCGGCCCGGCTGCGCGAGCGGGTCCGCCCGGGCGACTTCGTGGCCCGGCTCGGCGGCGACGAGTTCGCCATCATCGTCCACGACACCGACGAGGCGGCCGGTCGCGCGATCGCCCAGCGGGTGTGCACCTCGATCTCGCACTCGATCGACGTCGGCGCCCTCGCGCTGGAGACGGAGGCCTCGGTCGGCATCGCCATGTGCCCCGACCACGGCACCGACGGCGGGACGCTGCTGCGGCGGGCCGACGTCGCGATGTACACCGCGAAGGCGGCCCGCACCGGCGTCGAGGTCTACTCCCCCGCCCGGGACACCAACTCCGCCGACGCGCTCGGCCTGCTGAGCGAGCTGCGCCAGGCCCTCGCCGACGACGAGCTCGAGCTGCACTACCAGCCCAAGGTCGACACCGCCGACGGGACGCCCATCGGCGTCGAGGCGCTGGTGCGCTGGCGGCACCCGGTCCGCGGGTTCGTCCCCCCGGACGAGTTCATCCCGCTCGCCGAGGGCTCCGGCATCATGCCGCGGCTGACCGAGCGCGTCGTCGACCTCGCCCTGGCCCAGATCGCCCGCTGGCGCGACGAGGGGATGTCGGTCCCCGTCGCGGTCAACATCTCCCCCACCGACCTCACCGGCTCGGAGCTGCCGTGCGTCGTCGCCCGCGGGCTGCGCGCGCACGACCTCCCGCCGGGGATGCTGCAGCTGGAGATCACCGAGCGGATCGTCACCCACGCCGTCGACGACGCCAAGCGCAACCTCGCCGAGCTGCGCGGCCTCGGCGTCTCGATCAGCCTCGACGACTTCGGTACCGGCTACTCCTCGCTGCTGCGGCTCAGCTCGATGCCGGTCGACGAGATCAAGATCGACCGCGGCTTCATCTCCGCGATGTCCGAGGGCGAGCGCGCGGTCGGGATCGTCCGCGCCCTCGTCGACCTCGCCCACACCCTCGGCATGCCGTCGATCGCCGAGGGGGTCGAGACCGCCGAGGAGCTGGCGATGCTCGAGACGCTCGGCTGCGACGGAGTCCAGGGCTGGCACATCGCCCGGCCGATGCCGGCCGAGCAGGTGACCGCGTGGCTGCACGAGCGCGTCCCGGCCGGGCCCGCCCTGCCCGAGCTGCGCGCCGTCTGA